Proteins from a genomic interval of Maniola jurtina chromosome 8, ilManJurt1.1, whole genome shotgun sequence:
- the LOC123867889 gene encoding sushi, von Willebrand factor type A, EGF and pentraxin domain-containing protein 1 isoform X1 gives MLIRRCRTALSVVVLLSLVAPSFSETNLFTCPNGWDLKGLHCYKFFNIRHSWEKAAELCRRYGSELIVIDSYTENNMTANMVPSSPSNNHYWLGLATVDDLRTNTLESAAGALVSQYAGFWDLRQPNPKDGECVDVHVTSDSQSWELTTCETLLPFMCRANACPTGTFHCSNGRCINAAFKCDKQDDCGDASDEMDCASECHFYMASSGDVVESPNYPHKYSPFSECKWTLEGPQGQNIVLQFQDFETEKSFDTVQILVGGRTEDKSVNLATLSGKQDLSNTTYVSASNFMIIKFSSDGSVEKKGFRASWKTESSNCGGILRATPQGQVLTSPGYPNTYPGGLECMYIIEAQPGRIVSLEIDDLDLEMNRDYIVIKDGNMPSSPVLARLTGSGEDNEKVVISTTNHMYMYFRTSLGDSKKGFNMRYSQGCRATIIAANGTFTSPAYGLSNYPNNQECLYRIKNPNGGPLSLKFNEFAIHPSDVVQVFDGSSPSGLRLHSDNGFTVKPRITLTASSGEMLIRFMSDSLHNGAGWKATFSADCPPIKSGIGALASNRDTAFGTTITFSCPIGQEFATGKSRISTQCLDGGKWSTTYIPSCQEVYCGPVPQIDNGFSIGSTNVTYRGVATYQCYAGFAFPTGQPIERISCLSDGRWERTPTCLASQCVALPDVPHANVTILNGGGRSYGTIVRYECEPGYVRTGQPVLLCMSNGTWSGEVPICSKILCPEFPEIKNGFIVDQTRSYMFGDEARVQCFKGYKINGPSIIRCGANQEFDAMPTCEDINECISSQCDSTSTECKNTQGGFYCPCRPGFTPSLDCRPVGDLGLINGAIPDESITTSTSEPGYHKGMIRLNNGGGWCGNNLEAGANWVLVDLRAPTIVRGFRTMSVMRADANIAFTSAIRIQYTNDLADVFKDYTNPDGTAVEFRILEPTLSVLNLPMPIEAQYVKFKIQDYVGAPCLKLEIMGCARLDCSDINECNENNGGCDQKCINTPGNFSCSCNIGYELYFSNGTAGFSIEKSETGERDGDTYQRNKSCVPVMCPPLASPENGLLLSTKSSYHFGDIVEFQCNFGYVMSGFSSLLCTSSGTWNGTAPECQYARCVTLSDDKKDGLKVIRDDSESVLVPYRDNVTITCTSPGRLLRNTATSSFRQCVYDPKPGLPHYWFSGAQPQCPRKDCGVPMPTPGAEYGQYLDTRYQSSFFFGCQNTFKLAGQTSKHDNVVRCQANGIWDFGDLRCEGPVCDDPGRPADGYQISRSYEQGSEVLFGCSRPGYILINPRPITCIREPECKVIRPLGLASGRIPDSAINATSERPNYEAKNIRLNSVTGWCGKQEAFTYVSVDLGKVYRVKAILVKGVVTSDIVGRPTEIRFFYKQAENENYVVYFPNFNLTMRDPGNYGELAMITLPKYVQARFVILGIVSFMDNACLKFELMGCDEPAAEPLLGYDYGYSPCVDNEPPVFQNCPQHPIVVQTDVNGGLLPVNFTEPTATDNSGAIARLEVTPQHFKTPIQVFHNMVVRYVAFDFDGNVAICEVNITVPDYTPPRLSCPQSYVIELVDKQDSYAVNFNETRKRINATDASGEVFLKFIPEKAVIPIRGYENVTVIASDKYGNQAQCHFQVSVQATPCVDWELMPPAHGSLNCLPGDRGIQCIATCSPGFRFTDGEPVKTFVCETKRQWVPTAVVPDCVSENTQQATYHVVAGVQYRALGAVSNACLPQYKDLLAQYDNILNERLSQRCSAVNVNINVTFVKAMPSLLDENVVKMDFVLAITPAIRQTQLYDLCGSTLNLIFDLSVPYASALIEPVLNVSSIGNQCPPLRAIRSTISRGFTCSVGEVLNMDTTDVPRCLHCPAGTFAGEKQKSCTMCPRGYFQNQARQGSCLKCPQGTFTREEGSKDLNDCVPVCGYGTYSPTGLVPCLECPRNSYTSEPPLGGFKDCQACPVNTFTYQPAAFGKDKCRAKCAPGTYSPTGLAPCSQCPRNFYQNLVGSTLCLECPTNMKTVSTGATGLEECLPVECSNSACQHGGLCVPKGHGVQCYCPAGFSGRRCEIDIDECESQPCYNGGTCIDLPQGYRCSCPTGYGGINCQEERSDCRNDTCPERAMCKDEPGYNNYTCLCRSGYTGIDCDVTIDPCSANGNPCKNGATCTALQQGRYKCECLPGWEGQLCEINTDDCIEKPCLLGAPCTDLVNDFSCSCPPGFTGKRCHEKIDLCSNGPCKHGICVDKLFVHQCVCDPGWSGPSCDININECVISPCENGGRCIDSIDDFTCSCEPGYTGKRCQHTIDDCASQPCQNGATCTDQIDGFTCKCRPGFIGLQCETAIDECLNEPCNPAGTERCIDLDNKYQCVCREGFTGEMCETNIDDCASDPCFNGGSCKDEIGGYKCGCQPGWTGKRCERDIGNCVNLPCQNNAKCIDLFQDYFCVCPSGTDGKQCETAPERCIGSPCMHGGKCQDFGSGLNCTCSLDYTGIGCQYEFDACEAGLCKNGATCIDEGDDYSCTCAPGFTGKNCDEDIIDCKENSCPPSATCIDLPGRFYCQCPFNLTGDDCRKSISVDYDLYFSDPLRSSAAQVVPFSTGSADSLTIGMWVQYTQQDEGGIFFTAYGVSNSYIALNKRTIIQAHSNGVQVSLFPELQDVYLSFGEYATVNDGQWHHVALVWDGSNGGELTLITEGLIASKLEGYGSGKTLPQYVWVTLGKPQSDNPKAYTEAGFQGHLTKVQIWNRALDVTNEIQKQVRDCRTEPVLYNGLVLTWTGYDDTIGGVERIVPSHCGQRVCPNGYTGTKCQQLQVDKEAPRVERCPGDLWVIAKNGSTIVNWDMPAFSDNVGVTKVVEKSGHKPGQNLAWGAYDIAYIAYDSAGNAATCTFKVTVLFEFCPPLPDPLGGYQSCRDWGAGGQFKVCEIACRDGLRFSQQVPPFYTCGAEGFWRPTNDPSLPLVYPACSPASPAQRVFKISMQFPSSVLCNDAGQAVLRQKVRSAINQLNRDWNFCSYAVDGTRECKELDINVKCDHRGNVRQTRQVSSPPTATSKDTYVLDAIIPVEETRGNREGRQIGDTYSIDISFPAVIDPVIHNGNNERSTVKRLLEKLILEDEQFDVRSILPNTVPDPASLKLESDYACPMGQVVMAPDCVSCAVGTYLDAASDSCKPCPTGTYQSEAGQLQCTPCPAIAGQPGVTQASGARSAADCKERCAAGKYYDAEADLCRPCGHGSYQPREGAFSCIACPRGQTTRATEAVSAAECRDDCPSGEQLSSDGGCEPCPRGTWRATGSGASCAPCPPGTTTPHPGAASPDQCSLPVCKPGSYLNVTLNTCIQCRKGTYQSETQQTLCIPCPINTSTRGPGAVSESDCTNPCEMSGPDMHCDTNAYCLLIPETSEFKCQCKPGFNGTGKVCIDVCLGFCENGGECVKDQRGEPTCRCAGSFTGRHCKDKSEFAYIASGVAGGVIFIIFLVLLVWMICARSTKKREPKKTLTPAIDQNGSQVNFYYGAHTPYAESIAPSHHSTYAHYYDDEEDGWEMPNFYNETYMKESLHNGMNGKMNSLARSNASIYGTKEDLYDRLKRHAYPGKKDKSDSDSEGQ, from the exons ACCAACCTCTTCACGTGTCCAAATG GCTGGGACTTAAAGGGACTGCATTGTTATAAGTTTTTCAATATCAGACATTCATGGGAAAAAGCAGCGGAATTATGTCGAAG gTACGGGAGCGAGTTGATAGTTATAGATAGTTATACAGAAAATAATATGactgcaaatatggtgccatcTAGTCCTAGTAACAATCACTACTGGCTTGGTCTTGCAACTGTAGATGATCTTAGAACTAATACTTTGGAATCGGCTGCTGGGGCATTAGTATCACAATACGCAGGATTTTGGGACCTGAGGCAACCAAATCCCAAAGATGGTGAATGTGTGGATGTTCACGTAACATCAGATAGCCAATCATGGGAACTAACAACATGCGAAACACTTCTTCCATTCATGTGCAGAGCGAACGCTTGTCCTACTG GAACCTTCCATTGTTCGAACGGCAGATGTATAAATGCGGCCTTCAAATGCGACAAGCAAGACGATTGTGGAGATGCGTCTGACGAAATGGATTGCGCTTCTGAATGTCATTTTTACATGGCTAGTAGTGGAGATGTTGTTGAGAGCCCGAACTATCCTCACAAATATTCGCCCTTTAGCGAATGCAAATGGACACTGGAGGGACCCCAGGGACAAAACATCGTACTACAGTTCCAAGATTTTGAAACTGAAAAGTCTTTTGATACTGTTCAAATCTTAGTCGGTGGACGAACCGAAGACAAATCTGTTAATTTAGCAACACTATCAGGAAAACAAGATTTATCTAATACAACTTATGTATCCGCTTCCAACTtcatgataataaaatttagcTCTGATGGATCAGTAGAAAAGAAAGGATTTCGTGCCTCGTGGAAAACAGAATCATCCAATTGTGGGGGGATACTCAGAGCAACGCCTCAAGGTCAAGTGTTAACATCCCCTGGCTATCCTAATACTTATCCTGGTGGTTTAGAATGTATGTACATTATCGAGGCACAACCTGGCAGGATAGTATCTTTGGAAATTGACGATTTAGATTTAGAAATGAATAGGGACTATATTGTAATCAAAGATGGAAACATGCCGTCTAGCCCCGTTCTCGCAAGGTTAACTGGATCTGGTGAAGACAATGAAAAAGTAGTTATTTCTACTACGAATCACATGTATATGTACTTCCGAACTAGCCTCGGAGATTCTAAAAAAGGCTTCAATATGAGGTACTCGCAAGGTTGTAGAGCGACTATAATAGCAGCAAATGGAACTTTTACCTCCCCAGCCTATGGTCTCAGCAACTACCCAAATAATCAGGAATGTTTATACAGAATTAAGAATCCGAACGGTGGTCCACTTTCCCTTAAATTCAATGAATTCGCTATTCACCCTTCTGACGTAGTTCAAGTGTTCGATGGGTCGAGTCCAAGTGGATTACGATTACATTCAGATAATGGGTTTACTGTCAAACCGAGAATTACTTTAACAGCTTCAAGTGGAGAGATGCTTATTCGTTTTATGTCCGATTCATTACATAACGGAGCTGGTTGGAAGGCTACATTTTCGGCAG attgTCCGCCCATAAAATCTGGAATTGGTGCTCTAGCGTCTAACAGAGATACTGCTTTTGGAACAACAATAACATTCTCATGTCCAATTGGTCAAGAATTTGCTACTGGAAAGTCTCGAATCTCTACGCAATGTTTAGATGGAGGAAAATGGTCTACCACATACATTCCTAGCTGTCAAG AGGTTTATTGCGGTCCTGTACCTCAAATTGACAACGGCTTCTCAATTGGCTCAACTAATGTAACATACCGTGGCGTGGCAACTTATCAGTGTTATGCAGGGTTTGCTTTTCCAACTGGCCAACCCATAGAAAGAATTTCGTGTTTGTCGGATGGAAGATGGGAGAGAACTCCGACATGTCTAG caTCCCAGTGTGTAGCACTACCTGATGTACCACATGCTAATGTTACAATACTAAACGGTGGAGGTCGAAGTTATGGTACAATTGTGCGCTATGAATGTGAACCTGGATACGTTCGGACTGGGCAGCCGGTGCTGCTTTGTATGAGTAATGGAACATGGTCTGGTGAAGTACCAATATGTTCCAAAATATTGTGCCCTGAGTTTCCTGAGATTAAAAACGGATTTATTGTTGATCAAACCAGATCATATATGTTTGGCGATGAAGCACGTGTACAGTGCTTTAAAG GATACAAGATAAACGGTCCTAGCATAATCAGATGTGGAGCTAATCAAGAATTTGATGCAATGCCAACTTGTGAAGATATCAACGAATGTATCAGCAGCCAATGTGATTCAACGTCCACAGAATGTAAAAATACTCAAGGTGGATTTTACTGTCCCTGTCGGCCTGGATTCACACCAAGTCTGGATTGCAGGCCAGTGGGCGACTTAGGATTAATTAATGGTGCTATACCAGATGAGTCTATAACTACTTCCACGTCTGAACCTGGTTATCATAAAGGG ATGATTCGGCTCAATAACGGAGGAGGTTGGTGTGGAAATAATCTAGAAGCTGGAGCTAATTGGGTTCTTGTAGATTTAAGAGCACCTACAATTGTAAGAGGATTCCGAACCATGAGTGTTATGCGAGCAGACGCCAATATCGCATTTACTTCTGCGATAAGAATTCAATACACCAATGATTTAGCTGATGTATTTAAAGATTACACTAACCCTGATGGAACAGCTGTAGAGTTCCGCATATTAGAACCAACATTATCCGTATTAAATCTACCGATGCCGATTGAGGCACAATATGTTAAATTCAAAATACAGGATTACGTAGGTGCACCATGCTTAAAGCTCGAAATTATGGGATGCGCAAGACTTGACTGCTCAGACATAAACGAGTGCAACGAAAACAACGGTGGATGTGATCAAAAGTGTATCAACAC GCCCGGAAACTTCTCATGCTCATGCAATATTGGATATGAGCTCTACTTCTCCAATGGAACGGCTGGGTTTTCTATAGAGAAGTCTGAAACTGGTGAAAGAGATGGTGACACATACCAAAGAAACAAATCTTGTGTCCCTGTTATGTGCCCACCACTTGCCTCGCCTGAAAATGGTCTATTACTTTCTACAAAAAGTTCCTATCACTTCGGCGATATTGTTGAATTCCAGTGTAATTTCGGATATGTTATGTCTGGATTTTCTTCACTACTTTGCACTTCAAGTGGAACGTGGAACGGCACAGCTCCAGAATGccaat ATGCCCGTTGTGTTACATTATCTGATGACAAAAAGGATGGGTTAAAAGTGATAAGAGATGATTCTGAAAGTGTTTTGGTGCCATATAGAGATAACGTTACCATTACTTGTACTTCTCCTGGTCGTTTATTACGCAATACTGCTACTTCTTCCTTTAGACAATGTGTTTATGATCCAAAACCA GGTCTACCACATTATTGGTTTTCTGGTGCTCAACCCCAATGCCCTCGTAAAGATTGTGGTGTTCCGATGCCGACACCTGGAGCCGAATACGGCCAATATCTTGATACGAGATATCAGAGCTCTTTCTTCTTTGGATGCCAGAATACTTTTAAACTAGCAGGTCAAACAAGTAAACATGATAACGTAGTGAGATGTCAAGCAAATGGAATTTGGGACTTTGGAGATTTAAGATGTGAAGGACCTGTATGCGATGATCCAGGCCGACCGGCAGATGGGTATCAAATCTCGAGAAGCTACGAGCAAGGATCTGAAGTTTTATTTGGTTGTTCAAGACCTGGTTACATTTTAATTAACCCAAGACCTATCACATGCATACGTGAACCAGAATGTAAAGTTATTAGACCTCTTGGTTTAGCTTCCGGAAGAATACCCGATTCTGCTATTAACGCTACCTCAGAAAGACCTAATTATGAAGCCAAAAATATTAGGCTCAATTCAGTTACTGGCTGGTGTGGTAAACAAGAAGCATTCACTTATGTTAGTGTTGACTTAGGGAAAGTCTACAGAGTTAAAGCTATTTTAGTTAAAGGAGTCGTAACATCTGATATTGTTGGCCGGCCTACCGAAATAAGATTTTTCTACAAACAAGcagaaaatgaaaattatgtGGTTTACTTCCCCAACTTCAATTTAACAATGAGAGATCCTGGCAATTATGGAGAGCTAGCAATGATAACATTGCCAAAATATGTGCAGGCCAGATTTGTTATATTGGGTATTGTTAGTTTTATGGACAATGCTTGTCTTAAATTTGAATTGATGGGTTGTGATGAGCCCGCTGCAGAACCATTATTAGGTTATGACTATGGATATTCTCCTTGTGTTG ataatGAACCACCGGTCTTCCAAAATTGCCCACAACATCCGATTGTAGTGCAAACAGATGTCAATGGAGGATTATTGCCAGTCAATTTCACTGAACCAACTGCTACTGACAACTCTGGTGCTATTGCTAGATTAGAAGTAACGCCGCAACATTTTAAAACTCCGATACAAGTTTTCCACAATATGGTTGTACGATACGTAGCATTTGACTTTGATGGAAATGTTGCCATTTGTGAAGTTAACATCACGGTACCTGATTATACACCACCTAGATTGAGTTGCCCACAAAGCTACGTCATAGAACTAGTCGATAAACAAGATAGCTATGCTGTAAACTTTAACGAAACTAGAAAAAGAATAAACGCGACTGATGCTTCTGGAGAAGTATTCTTAAAGTTCATTCCCGAAAAAGCTGTAATACCGATACGTGGCTATGAAAATGTTACCGTTATAGCGTCCGATAAATATGGAAATCAAGCTCAATGCCACTTCCAG GTATCGGTTCAAGCCACACCTTGTGTAGACTGGGAACTTATGCCACCAGCCCATGGTTCTCTAAATTGTCTACCTGGTGATAGAGGAATACAATGTATTGCAACTTGTAGCCCGGGATTTAGATTTACTGATGGAGAGCCAGTCAAAACATTCGTGTGTGAAACAAAACGTCAATGGGTACCAACTGCAGTAGTACCTGACTGTGTTTCTGAAA ATACTCAACAAGCTACATACCATGTTGTAGCAGGTGTACAATATCGAGCTCTTGGAGCTGTTTCAAATGCTTGCCTACCTCAATACAAAGATCTTCTAGCGCAATATGATAACATATTAAATGAACGTCTATCTCAACGTTGTTCAGCCGTAAACGTTAACATCAATGTTACTTTCGTCAAAGCAATGCCAAGTCTTCTTGATGAAAATGTAGTTAAAATGGACTTTGTTTTGGCTATAACTCCTGCTATAAGACAGACACAGTTATATGACCTTTGTGGTTCTACgttaaatcttatttttgaccTATCTGTGCCTTACGCAAGTGCACTTATTGAACCTGTACTAAACGTTTCTTCAATTGGAAATCAGTGCCCACCTTTGCGAGCAATCAGAAGTACAATCTCACGAGGATTTACCTGCAGCGTTGGTGAAGTACTTAATATGGACACTACTGATGTACCTAGATGCC TGCACTGTCCTGCTGGAACTTTTGCTggtgaaaaacaaaaaagttgcaCGATGTGTCCACGAGGATATTTCCAGAACCAAGCACGACAAGGCTCGTGTCTTAAATGCCCTCAAGGAACATTCACCAGGGAAGAAGGATCAAAGGACTTAAATGACTGCGTACCTGTATGTGGATATGGAACATATTCTCCGACAGGATTGGTTCCATGCTTAGAATGTCCTCGCAATAGCTATACAAGTGAACCACCTCTAGGAGGATTCAAAGACTGTCAAGCTTGTCCAGTCAATACTTTTACTTATCAACCAGCAGCATTTGGAAAAGATAAATGTAGAGCAAAGTGTGCTCCAGGAACATATTCACCTACTGGTTTGGCTCCATGCTCTCAATGTCCGAGAAATTTCTATCAAAACTTAGTTGGAAGTACATTATGTCTGGAATGTCCAACAAATATGAAAACTGTAAGCACGGGTGCTACAGGTTTAGAAGAATGTCTGCCAGTGGAATGTTCTAATAGTGCTTGTCAACATGGTGGACTTTGTGTACCAAAAGGACATGGGGTTCAATGTTACTGTCCAGCCGGTTTTTCGGGACGCAGGTGTGAAATAGATATTGACGAGTGCGAAAGCCAGCCTTGTTATAATGGAGGAACTTGCATCGATCTTCCACAAGGATACAGATGCTCCTGCCCTACTGGATATGGTGGTATCAACTGCCAGGAAGAAAGGTCTGATTGTAGGAATGACACATGTCCTGAACGCGCTATGTGTAAAGACGAACCAGGTTATAATAATTACACATGTCTATGTAGGTCTGGCTATACTGGCATTGACTGCGATGTTACG attgaTCCTTGTTCAGCCAATggaaatccatgcaaaaatggTGCTACTTGTACAGCCTTACAACAAGGCAGATATAAATGTGAATGTTTGCCAGGATGGGAAGGTCAATTATGTGAAATAAATACTGACGACTGCATTGAAAAACCATGTCTGCTGGGTGCGCCTTGCACAGACTTAGTTAATGACTTTAGTTGTTCATGCCCACCAGGCTTCACCGGAAAACGTTGCCACGAAAAGATAGATCTTTGCTCTAATGGGCCATGTAAACACGGAATCTGTGTTGATAAACTATTTGTTCATCAATGTGTTTGTGATCCGGGTTGGTCGGGACCATCTTgcgatattaatattaatgaatGCGTTATTTCACCATGTGAAAATGGAGGCCGTTGTATTGACAGTATCGATGATTTCACTTGTAGTTGTGAACCTGGATACACTGGAAAACGATGCCAGCATACTATTGACGACTGTGCTTCCCAACCCTGCCAAAATGGTGCAACATGTACAGACCAAATAGATGGATTCACATGCAAATGCCGACCAGGGTTTATTGGACTGCAATGTGAGACAGCTATTGACGAATGCTTGAACGAGCCTTGTAACCCAGCAGGAACTGAACGCTGTATAGACTTGGACAACAAATATCAATGCGTATGTCGTGAAGGCTTTACTGGAGAAATGTGTGAAACTAATATTGACGATTGTGCCTCAGATCCATGCTTCAACGGTGGTTCTTGCAAAGATGAAATAGGTGGCTATAAATGTGGTTGTCAGCCTGGATGGACTGGAAAACGTTGTGAACGTGATATTGGAAATTGTGTTAATTTACCTTGCCAGAATAATGCTAAATGTATCGATCTGTTCCAAGACTACTTCTGCGT aTGTCCGAGTGGAACAGATGGAAAACAATGTGAAACTGCACCAGAACGTTGCATTGGTAGCCCATGCATGCATGGTGGAAAGTGTCAAGATTTTGGTTCTGGCCTTAACTGCACATGTTCGCTAGATTACACAGGCATCGGTTGTCAATATGAATTCGATGCTTGTGAAGCTGGCCTTTGTAAAAATGGAGCAACGTGCATAGACGAAGGAGACGATTACTCTTGCACATGTGCCCCAGGATTTACAGGAAAGAACTGCGATGAAGATATCATCGACTGTAAAGAAAATTCATGCCCTCCATCAGCAACCTGTATTGATTTACCTGGACGATTTTACTGTCAGTGTCCTTTCAATTTAACTGGTGATGactgtagaaaat CTATCAGCGTAGATTACGATTTATACTTTAGTGATCCATTACGCTCAAGCGCTGCCCAAGTAGTACCATTTAGTACAGGATCAGCTGACAGTCTTACTATTGGGATGTGGGTTCAGTATACACAACAAGATGAAGGTGGTATTTTCTTCACGGCTTATGGTGTAAG CAATTCATATATCGCGCTTAATAAGAGAACAATCATACAAGCTCATTCCAATGGTGTACAAGTATCTCTTTTCCCTGAACTTCAAGATGTATATCTAAGCTTTGGTGAATATGCAACTGTTAACGACGGACAGTGGCACCATGTTGCTTTAGTATGGGATGGAAGCAATGGAGGTGAATTAACACTCATCACAGAAGGTTTAATTGCCAGTAAACTAGAAGGATATGGCAGCGGGAAAACACTACCACAATA TGTTTGGGTAACGCTGGGAAAACCACAATCGGATAATCCAAAAGCTTACACTGAAGCAGGCTTCCAAGGACATCTAACTAAGGTGCAGATTTGGAATCGTGCCCTTGACGTAACTAATGAAATACAAAAACAAGTTCGCGACTGCAGGACTGAACCGGTCTTATACAACGGCTTAGTACTCACATGGACTGGATATGACGATACCATTGGTGGAGTAGAGAGAATCGTTCCATCGCATTGTGGACAAAGGGTTTGTCCAAATGGCTATACCGGTACTAAATGCCAACAACTTCAAGTTGACAAAGAAGCACCAAGAGTAGAACGTTGTCCTGGTGACCTGTGGGTTATTGCTAAAAATGGATCCACAATTGTCAACTGGGACATGCCAGCGTTCAGCGATAATGTAGGAGTTACGAAAGTTGTTGAAAAGTCTGGTCACAAACCTGGTCAAAACCTCGCCTGGGGAGCGTACGATATTGCATACATTGCTTACGACAGCGCAGGAAATGCTGCCACGTGTACTTTCAAAGTTACTGTTTTGT ttGAATTCTGTCCACCTTTACCTGACCCGCTCGGAGGATATCAATCTTGTCGCGACTGGGGTGCGGGCGGGCAATTTAAAGTATGCGAGATCGCGTGTCGAGATGGCTTGAGATTTTCACAACAAGTACCACCTTTCTATACTTGCGGAGCTGAAGGATTTTGGCGTCCTACAAATGATCCATCATTACCACTTGTTTATCCAGCATGTTCCC CTGCTTCGCCCGCACAACGTGTGTTCAAAATATCAATGCAGTTCCCTAGCTCAGTTCTTTGTAATGATGCTGGACAGGCTGTGCTTAGACAGAAAGTGCGAAGTGCTATCAATCAACTCAATAGAGACTGGAACTTCTGCTCCTACGCTGTTGACG GTACGCGGGAATGCAAGGAATTGGATATCAATGTGAAATGCGACCACAGAGGAAATGTCCGACAAACAAGACAAGTATCGTCACCGCCAACTGCAACATCCAAAGATACATATGTTCTGGATGCTATAATACCAGTGGAGGA GACGAGGGGCAATCGAGAGGGCCGCCAAATAGGGGATACCTACAGTATCGACATCTCATTCCCAGCAGTTAT CGACCCAGTAATCCACAACGGTAACAACGAACGCTCTACCGTAAAACGATTACTGGAGAAACTTATACTCGAAGACGAACAATTTGATGTACGAAGCATTTTGCCGAACACCGTCCCAGATCCGGCTAGCTTGAAACTCGAATCCGACTATGCTTGTCCAATGGGACAGGTTGTCATGGCGCCAGACTGTG TGTCTTGCGCTGTGGGCACCTACCTTGATGCAGCAAGCGACTCTTGCAAACCTTGTCCTACTGGGACCTACCAATCTGAAGCCGGTCAATTACAATGCACGCCGTGTCCAGCTATCGCGGGACAGCCAGGAGTTACTCAGGCTTCTGGTGCCAGAAGCGCAGCTGATTGCAAAG AAAGGTGTGCTGCCGGCAAATATTACGATGCTGAGGCGGATCTATGCAGACCCTGTGGCCACGGATCATACCAACCACGAGAAGGTGCATTCTCTTGCATCGCCTGTCCAAGAGGTCAAACGACACGCGCCACCGAAGCGGTATCCGCCGCTGAATGCAGAGATGATTGCCCATCAG GCGAGCAGCTGAGCAGCGATGGTGGTTGTGAACCGTGCCCTCGAGGCACTTGGCGAGCTACGGGGTCCGGCGCGTCGTGCGCGCCGTGCCCGCCCGGCACCACCACGCCCCACCCTGGCGCCGCGTCTCCCGACCAATGTTCATTACCAGTCTGCAAGCCAG gTTCTTATCTCAACGTCACCCTCAATACCTGCATACAATGCAGGAAAGGAACATACCAGTCGGAAACGCAACAAACGCTATGTATTCCATGCCCTATTAACACAAGTACGAGAGGACCTGGAGCG GTATCTGAATCAGACTGCACAAATCCATGTGAGATGAGTGGCCCCGACATGCACTGCGATACCAATGCCTACTGCCTTCTCATACCTGAAACTAGTGAATTCAAGTGTCAATGTAAACCTGGTTTCAACGGCACTGGAAAAGTTTGTATAG